The following coding sequences lie in one Crassostrea angulata isolate pt1a10 chromosome 10, ASM2561291v2, whole genome shotgun sequence genomic window:
- the LOC128168154 gene encoding D(1) dopamine receptor-like → MLGKWQTSLQAWLRLSRLSHDSAASQTNNSDLLIKVHANNYILAHEHSNPPLDLPPYRVAGIIILCFLTVVMVIANLLSICTIATNPILRQSSYYIFVFSLAVVDFLIGVVIMPIYIIWEYFGEWPFNGVSCDIVTALDIAFSDISTYSLVLIAVDKYIYITQPFIYHRKITVVRSCLLVAIVWIVWILFGFISMYGGIALDSQSKSLFSDPCIFIMEDIYNGVTACVAFVIPFTILTYTGVRIYCIAHLHLRKISRCYPVPPVIDTATFVELETHQPQTLENLHAGHLQPKQHNNGCRSSDASIRSDNLKKRTRFCKPLGTVVTSIVFFLFMCAPYWIATVSDIFCHCVAPWIYEDILAVVYNLNSLVNPFIYTMTDRPYRAAVKRLLMKCQAALCKRTSSDSHNSQSGVKK, encoded by the coding sequence ATGCTTGGAAAATGGCAAACATCCCTTCAGGCATGGCTAAGGTTAAGTCGTCTAAGTCATGATTCTGCAGCTTCACAAACTAACAACAGCGACTTACTCATCAAAGTCCACGCCAATAACTATATCCTAGCTCATGAACACTCAAATCCCCCGCTGGACTTACCCCCCTACAGAGTGGCAGGAATCATCATTTTGTGCTTTCTGACAGTTGTCATGGTGATAGCGAACCTTTTATCAATATGTACCATAGCAACCAATCCTATTTTACGACAGTCATCCTACTACATCTTTGTGTTTAGCCTGGCTGTTGTGGATTTTCTGATTGGTGTGGTTATAATGCCAATTTACATAATATGGGAGTACTTTGGTGAGTGGCCATTCAATGGGGTTTCCTGTGACATTGTGACAGCTCTAGACATAGCATTTAGTGACATCTCCACATACAGCCTGGTACTTATAGCTGTAGATAAGTACATCTACATCACTCAACCATTTATATATCACAGAAAGATAACTGTAGTCAGATCCTGCCTACTCGTAGCAATTGTCTGGATCGTCTGGATCTTGTTTGGCTTCATATCCATGTATGGAGGCATTGCTCTGGACAGTCAATCCAAATCTCTGTTTTCAGACCCCTGTATCTTCATCATGGAGGATATCTACAATGGAGTCACTGCCTGTGTGGCCTTTGTCATACCATTCACCATTCTGACATACACAGGGGTTAGAATCTACTGTATTGCTCACCTTCACCTGAGGAAAATTTCTCGCTGCTATCCCGTTCCTCCAGTCATTGACACAGCAACATTCGTCGAGTTGGAGACACATCAACCTCAGACACTTGAGAATTTACATGCTGGACATCTTCAACCTAAACAACATAACAATGGCTGCAGGTCATCAGATGCTTCCATCAGATCTGACAATCTGAAAAAGAGGACAAGATTCTGTAAACCACTTGGAACAGTAGTGACAagcattgttttctttttgtttatgtGTGCCCCCTATTGGATTGCCACAGTATCCGACATTTTCTGTCACTGTGTAGCTCCCTGGATCTATGAGGACATTTTAGCTGTTGTCTATAATCTGAACTCTCTAGTGAATCCTTTTATTTATACCATGACAGATCGCCCATATAGAGCTGCTGTAAAGAGACTGCTGATGAAATGTCAGGCTGCTTTATGTAAGAGGACAAGTTCTGATTCACACAACAGCCAATCTGGGGTGAAGAAATGA
- the LOC128168155 gene encoding uncharacterized protein LOC128168155 — MEQYILLVLCLFLTETCQTMNSNVKKDDEELAEKVTMVSSVNKKAKPKANDFLERLQTNLNLSESASQSNPGTEKPSKSETKSVTIPGKEVKISPNLNNTGFKYGTKAPLRSSLKDTGLDIVFPMSKVSTLKPVLEMESSSITSAIMERKNKIITASDSEILDTADHVKNISSTPSLQKGKTADKKESEAKNKIEPTPAVVVINPDDNTAEEDLFLEENPRSSTKDTVSQHNDEYEQEEDNWYQDASILDSKETSSEDEDEWEFWNDHHEVVTDEKSNVADKFGDFWDEQSYARGPYLKKAIMTSPSEEDQKNQVRREMNLMTFYSWVLFISLSLLLLYVFYRQKNVFKPYWSYLYQSSKTKRMLSSEDTTEERKGLVRHAYA, encoded by the exons ATGGAACAATATATCCTTTTAGTTCTTTGTCTGTTTTTGACGGAGACATGTCAGACTATGAATTCCAATGTCAAGAAAG atgatgAAGAACTTGCAGAGAAGGTTACCATGGTATCATCTGTGAACAAGAAAGCAAAACCAAAAGCAAATGATTTTTTAGAGAGGTTACAAACAAACTTGAACCTGAGTGAAAGTGCTTCCCAGAGCAACCCAGGGACTGAAAAACCAAGCAAGTCTGAAACAAAGTCAGTCACTATACCAGGCAAGGAAGTAAAAATTTCACCAAATCTTAACAATACTGGATTCAAATATGGGACAAAGGCACCACTGAGATCTAGTTTAAAGGATACTGGATTAGATATAGTGTTTCCTATGTCTAAAGTTTCTACATTAAAGCCTGTGTTAGAGATGGAAAGTTCTAGCATTACTAGTGCAATCATGGAAAGGaagaataaaatcattacagCAAGTGATAGTGAAATACTAGACACAGCTGATcatgtcaaaaatatttcatcaacaCCTTCACTACAGAAAGGAAAAACAGCTGACAAGAAAGAGAGTGAAGCTAAAAACAAGATAGAACCAACTCCTGCCGTGGTAGTAATCAACCCGGATGACAACACAGCAGAGGAAGATCTGTTCCTGGAAGAAAACCCAAGGTCATCCACCAAGGACACAGTCAGTCAGCACAATGATGAATATG AACAAGAAGAAGACAATTGGTATCAAGATGCAAGCATCCTAGACAGTAAAGAGACATCATCAGAAG ATGAAGATGAATGGGAGTTCTGGAATG ATCATCATGAAGTTGTTACCGATGAAAAAAGCAATGTAGCAGACAAATTTGGAGACTTTTGGGATG AGCAAAGTTATGCCAGAGGCCCATATTTAAAGAAAGCCATCATGACCTCCCCCTCTGAGGAGGACCAGAAGAACCAGGTCCGGAGGGAGATGAACCTGATGACATTCTACAGCTGGGTCCTCTTCATCTCCTTGTCTTTGCTGCTCCTCTACGTCTTTTACAGACAAAAGAATGTG TTCAAGCCTTACTGGTCCTACCTATATCAGTCCTCAAAAACGAAAAGAATGCTGTCCTCTGAGGACACAACAGAGGAGAGGAAGGGCTTGGTTCGCCATGCGTATGCCTAG